The following proteins are encoded in a genomic region of Gossypium hirsutum isolate 1008001.06 chromosome D05, Gossypium_hirsutum_v2.1, whole genome shotgun sequence:
- the LOC107903136 gene encoding uncharacterized protein encodes MRWAELVCGPNGSPRNYLSCWKNKFHTFGFGLLSLLRDYLKIGVQISKAAFRFLQIEREGMEGTEVEGRDKDRKLQIAVRRAKAALLLSSLKSSVNRVFEAANNDKFKTQVKEKMRREIESLRVELVKERLKMKKIKFCGMVDLILQVILVMLISSFFMKLALDFFIFGDESFFCYSAT; translated from the exons ATGAGATGGGCTGAGCTAGTCTGCGGGCCTAACGGGTCACCAAGGAACTATCTAAGCTGCTGGAAaaacaaatttcatacatttGGATTTGGTTTGCTATCGCTTTTGAGGGACTATTTAAAGATCGGAGTTCAAATTTCAAAAGCAGCTTTCCGTTTTCTACAGATAGAACGAGAGGGAATGGAAGGAACTGAAGTGGAAGGAAGAGACAAGGATCGAAAATTGCAGATCGCAGTTCGCCGCGCCAAAGCTGCGCTTCTGCTTTCTTcactgaaatcatcagtgaatCGCGTCTTCGAAGCAGCAAACAACGACAAATTTAAG ACGCAGGTAAAGGAAAAGATGAGGAGAGAGATTGAAAGCCTGAGGGTGGAGTTGGTAAAGGAGCGATTGAAGATGAAGAAAATCAAATTCTGTGGAATGGTGGATCTGATTCTTCAAGTCATCTTGGTTATGTTGATTTCCAGTTTCTTTATGAAGCTAGCACTTGATTTCTTTATCTTTGGTGATGAATCTTTCTTCTGTTACTCAGCAACCTAG